A segment of the Phycisphaeraceae bacterium genome:
GATACTTCACATCGCTCCGCAGCATGCGTTCATACGCAACGTTGATCTGATCCATCCGAATCATCTCGATGTCGCAGACGATGCCCTCTCGCCCGCAGAAATCCAGCATCTCCTGCGTCTGGCCGATGCCGCCGATGAGCGAACCCGCCAGTTGCCGACGCGGCATCAGCAGGCTGAACACACTCACCGCCTGCGGGTTTGGCGGCGCGCCGACCATCACCAGCGTCGCATCCAGTTTCAGTAGCGCCAGGTACGCATTGACGTCATGATCGGCCGAAACCGTATCGAGAATCATGTCAAAACTGCCCGCATGCCGGCCCATCGCATCGGCATCCTTCGAGATCACGACTTCGTCGGCCCCGAGTTTCCTGCCATCGGCCACTTTCCCTTCCGAAGTCGTAAACAGCACCGTGTGCGCGCCAAACGCATGAGCAAACTTGATGCCCATATGCCCAAGCCCGCCCAGTCCGACGATGCCGACCTTCTTGCCTTTGCCCGCTCCCCACTGGCGCAGCGGCGAATAGGTCGTGATCCCCGCGCACAGCAGCGGCGCCGCCCGCGCCGGGTCCAGCCCCGCCGGCACCTTGAGCGTGAACGCTTCATCGGCGACGATTCTCTCCGAGTATCCGCCATACGTCATCCCGCCCGAGTGCTTGTCGGGGCCGTTGTATGAAAACACCGGCCCGCCGAGGCAGAACTGCTCGAGCCCGCGCTGGCAACTCGAACACGTTCGGCACGAATCCACCAGACATCCGACCGCCGCAAGGTCGCCCACGCGAAACTTGCTCACCTCAGTCCCCACGCGCGTCACGCGCCCGAGGATCTCGTGGCCCGGCACCACCGGATACACCGTCATGCCCCACTCATTGCGGGCAAAGTGCAGATCCGAATGACACACGCCGCAGTACAGAATGTCGATCTCGACATCGCGCGCCAGCGGCTCGCGCCGATCGATCGTCATCCCGGCCAGTTCCGACGCTGCCGACTGCGCTCCAAACGCTTTTGCTTTCATCGCTCTCGCTCCTTGACAGGCTGCCTCACCGCGATCTCGACATCAGACTCCGGCCGATGCATCGAGGCATGCGACATAGCGGCCTCTTCGCGCGATCGCGCGCCAGCCGATCGTAGCCACGGTTCGATCCGCGCTGACATGCAGCCCTATCCTCAGTCCATGCTCACCCTCGACTACGCCAACTGTCTATTCGACCGCGTCGGCAATCACGGCCTCGATCCGGCCCGCCTCGAACCAAACTCCGACCTGGCCGCCGCCGCCGCGAGCCTGACCGCCCGCCTCGCCGCCTCGCGCGGCACGGGCTGGGAACGCTGGCGGAACCTTCCCTTCGACCCGATGCGCACCGAGCACATCGCCGCCGTCGATGCGCTGGTCCGCGAGCGCACCGGCCGCTTTGACAATCTTGTTGTCCTGGGCATCGGCGGCTCGGCGCTGGGCAACATCGCGCTCCAGAACGCGCTGAATCAACCCTTCTGGAACCTGCTTGCCCCCGATGCCCGCCCCGGCCCGCGCCTCTTCGTCATCGACAACGTCGATCCGACGGTCTTTGCCGCCGTCTTGCGGCTGTGCCCGCCCGAATCGACGCTCTATAACGTCATCAGCAAGTCCGGCGAAACCGCCGAGACCGCCGCGCAGTTCATGTGCGTCCGCGACGCGCTCACGACCGCGCTCGGCCCGCGCGCCCGCGATCACATCGTCGCCATTACTGACCCAGAGCGCGGCACCATGCGCCGCATCTGCGATGACGAGGGCTACGCGACCCTTCCCGTGCCCGACGGCGTGGGCGGGCGCTTCAGCGTCCTCTCGCCGGTCGGCCTGTTCAGCGCCGCGATGTGCGGCATCGACATCCGCGCCTTGCTCGCGGGTGCCGCCGCGATGGACCAGCGCTGCACCCTGCCCGATCTCTCGCGCAATCCCGCCGCCATGCTCGCCACGCTGCTGGTCGAACTGGCCAGCCGCAAGGGCAAGACCAACCACGTCATGATGCCGTACGCGACCGGCCTGGTGTCGATCGCCGACTGGTACTGCCAGCTCTGGGCCGAGAGCCTCGGCAAGGAGTTCGACGCCAGCGGCGAGCGCGTCTACGCGGGCTTCACGCCCATTCGCGCTCTGGGCGCGACCGATCAGCACAGCCAGATTCAGCTTTACCGCGAAGGCCCCAACGACAAGGTCATCGGGTTCATCGAAGTCGGGGAGTTTGCGAGCGACATCACGATCCCCGAGGGCCTCAACGTCGAGGCTCTTTCCTATCTCGAAGGCGCCTCGATGACCACGCTGCTCAACGCCGAGAAACGCGCGACCGAGTACGCGCTGGTCGAGAGCCAGCGCCCCAACTTCACGATCCACATGCCCGTCATCGACGCCCATCACATCGGCGAACTGATCAGTCTCTGGCAGATCGCCACAGCCTACGCGGGCCTGATGCTCGGCGTCGATGCCTACAACCAGCCCGCGGTCGAAACCGGCAAGAAGGCGACCTTCGGCCTCATGGGCCGCAGCGGCTACGACGACTGGCGCACGCGCGTCGATGCATCCCTCGCCCCGACACCCTACCGTATCGGCTGAAGCGCGAGCCAGCGCGGCGGCAACCAGCACACACGCGGGTGCCATCGCTCGCGGCCCTACTTTTTCTTCTCTTCCTCCCTCCTTCTCCCCGCGCAGCGATGCCGGATCGCACACAGGTTCCCGCGCGACGCACCGCCCGAGGCTAAACTGGTGCGATCTCGGAACTGCGCCATGTACGAGTCAGAGCCCGCTTCATTCAAGCGATTCCGTCGCATCGAACTGCCAAATCGAATGCGACTATGCACGTTTTCGACGCGGCATCGGCTCGCTCTCTTTGCTGATCCTGCTGTGCGTGATGTGTTTGCGACGACATTGGAACGCGCCCGACGCAGCGGCGCGTGTCTGCTTGTCGGGTGGGTGGTAATGCCCGAGCATGTCCATCTGCTGCTCATGCCTCCGCCGTTGCAAGCGAGCCTCGTCCGTGGGCTGTGGCAGATTAAGCGTGATTCGGCACGCACCGCGCTCGCGCTGTTGCGTGCTCGCGCCGATACCGTGCTGCCTTCGATCACGGCCGCGAGCGGACGTGTGCAGTTCTGGCAGCCCGGCGGGGGGCATGATCGCGTGATGCGCAGCAGCGACGATGTGCGCGAAAAACTCCGCTACATCCACGAAAATCCCGTGCGACGCGGCCTGGTCGATCATCAGACCGACTGGGCATGGTCGAGCGCTCGCTGGTATGAGGGTGAGCGATCAGGACCGGTCGGCATCGACCCGATCGCGCTGTGAAACTCACACGTTCTGTCACTGTTTCAACTCCCGCGTCCTGATACCCAACTCCCATGGACACGGGTGCCATCGCTCGCGGCCCTCCGTCTTCTCCTCTTCCTCCCTCTTCTCCCCGCGCAGCGATGCCCGTTTGGCACACAGGTTCCCGCGCGACGCAGGGCCCTCGACATTCCGGCACGCCCTCAACATTCCGCACGACTGCGCGACCTCAATCGGTCGCGAGTCGTGGCACCCGGTTCTCTTCTTCGCAGGTGCGCTCGCGCACGGAACTCTTTCTGCTTCGCTTCCTTCGACTCCCCACCGCGCCGCGAAGCCGGGCGGCCCGCGCCTGGCCACGCCGCGCTACGAACCCGCCGCGGCCCGTGCTCGCAGCATGTTCTCAACCGCTTGACGCTTCCCGGTCGGCACGCGAATCTTCCAGGTGTTGGCAAACCACCTGTTTCGCCACAGGGTCAGCAACAGGATCCAATCGTTCTTCCACTCCCACGACTGAATATGCTCCCACCGGATGAACGCCAAGTTATGCACCACGCCGGACTCGGTGAATCGAGTTTGAGAGTACCCCAAGGCCACCATCATCACTCCCAGGCACATCAGGCCAAAGATGAGAAAAACCATGATCGGCGGGGGCAGAGCGACGATGCTCACCGTGCGTGACCATATAGATATGGGGAGCAGAACTCCCGCGGGCACAAACATTATCATCACCGCGAGTTCCGACCAAGCACCAGAAGCGTCGGTCCGGCACGCCGCATTGTCGTGATGACATACACCGCTGCGAGAGGGCCGACAACAGCGGCAATATTTGCAGAGACCAGCTTGCCGCCATCGTTCGCCGAGACGCCCGTCCACTGTGCAACCACAGCACCAAGCCCCCAGGGAATCAGCAAGACAACCAACAGCACCACAATGGCGACGATGTACCCTGATTTCAGACCGGCAGCAGGCTTTCCCGTCTCCATAACTTCTCCCGGCACACAAGCGACGCATCGGCCTCCGGCAGTATAACGCATGTGCTCTGTCCAGCCGGACAAATTGTAATCGCAACCCGGCGGGGCCTCATCGCCCAGCCCAGCATCGGCAGAGCCTGCCGCAACTCGCGCAAGCCTTGCGCGTGCAGCCCCGCCAACCCCCGCAGCCGTCTGGCACGCCGTTTGAGATGCATCCGCTGCGGGCACGGAGGCCCACACCGCGCGGAGGAGTCCACCATGTACTACGGCATCGACATCGCCAGTTCCGGCGTCCTGACCAGCCTGGCCCGCCTCGACGCCATGGCCAACAACCTGGCCAACATCGATACCGTCGGCTACAAACCCGTCGAAGCCGCCACCATGCAGCGTGACCACGCACGACGCGAAGACGGCCTGCACTTCCTACCCTCCAACGCACTTCTCGAACGACTCGGCGGCGGGCTCCTGCTCGCGCCCAGCCGCGTCAGTTTCCGTCAGGGCACCATCGACACCACCGGCAACGAACTCGATCTGGCCATCGAGGGCGAAGGCTTTCTCGTCGCGCGCACCAGCAGCGACGCCAACGCCGACTCGATCGCCCTGACGCGCGACGGCCGCATGACGCTCGACGATCGCGGCCGCCTCGTGCTCGCCTCAAGCGGCAACCCCATCATCGATACCGCCGGACGCCCCATTCGCCTGATCGAAAACACGCCCGTCGAGATCGACAACCGCGGCTTCATCCGTCAGGACGGCAATATCGTCGCCCAGTTGCGCTTCGTCGATCTTCCCGACCGCCGCGCCCTGCGGCCCATCGGCGACACCCTCTTCGCCCTCGACGCCGCCGCCGCAGGCAACCTGCGCCCCGCCACCGGCCGCATCACCCAGCGCGCGGTCGAAGGCTCGGCCGTCGATCAGGTTCGCGCCCTGCTCGCCGTCCAGAGCGCCAGCAGCGCAGTCGGCGCCAACATCGGCACCATCTCGTATCAGGACCGCATGGTCGAACGCGCCATCAACACCTTCGCCCGCATGGGCTGAGCCAGCACCCGGAGAAACATTCGCATGGCCATCATCGCCCTTCAATCCGCCGCCAGCGGCCTCAACGCCCTGAACACCAAACTCGACGTCATCGCCAACAACCTGGCCAACGTCAACACCGAAGGCTACAAGGCCAGCCGCGCCAACTTTCAGGATCTGCTCTACATCGAACGCGCCCAGCCCGGCGTCGAAAACCCCAACGGCGACGAGCGTCCCACCGGCCTCTACGTGGGCCTGGGCGTCAAAGTCTCCGGCACCCAGCAGGAGTTCAGCCAAGGGGCGCCCATCAGCACCGGGCAGGAACTCGATCTCATGATCGAGGGCCGAGGCTTCTTCCAGGTCCAGGTCGAGCCCGAACTCGGTGGCGGCACCGCCTACACGCGCGCCGGCAACTTCGTCCTCAACTCCGACGGCGACATCGTGCTCGCCAACGATCAGGGCCGACGCCTCGAACCCAACATCAACATCCCGCAGGAAGCCGTCAAGGTCGACGTCTCCACCGACGGCCAGGTCTGGTACATCGTCGCGGGCGAAACCGAGCCACAGGTCGCCGGACAGATCGAACTGGCCTCATTCATCAATCCCGCAGGCCTCCGACAGGTCGGCGAGAATCTCTGGGTCGAATCGGCTGCCAGCGGCAACCCCGTCGTCGGCGTCCCCGGCGAAAACAGCACGGGCCGCGTCCGCCAGGGCATGCTCGAAGCCTCCAACGTCGATCCGGCGCGCGAACTGATCGAACTCATCCGCACCCAGCGGGCCTACGAAATGAACAGCCAGTCGATCCGCGCCGCCGATCAGGCCCTCCAGACCATCGCCCAGCTTCGCCGGTAACGCAGCATGACGCGACCGACCCTCGCCATCTTCGCCGCTCTGCTCTTCGCGCTCGCCGTCGCGCCCGCCGGCGCCAGCCACACCGAGATTACGCTCCGCTCGACGGCCCGCATCGCCCACGGCGCGCCCCTCACGCTCGGCGACATCGCCGTCATCGCCAGCCCGCGCGCCGCCGAACTGGCCGCGATCGTCATCCACGACCCCGACGCCGCCGCCGACCACGCCCGCAACCACTGGCTCGACATCAACGCCGATGATCTGGCCCGCCTCGTGCCCGTCCCGAAGGCACAACTGCTCATCCGAGGCTCGCTCTGCCGCGTCCGGATCATCGAACCAGCCATCGCCGCGTCGTCGGGCAGCCACAACGCACCCGCCGATGAACACCTCGCGCTCGGCGAGGCTGCCAGCATCGGCCCGACTCTCCGAAGCCATATCGAAGCCCGCC
Coding sequences within it:
- a CDS encoding NAD(P)-dependent alcohol dehydrogenase, which encodes MKAKAFGAQSAASELAGMTIDRREPLARDVEIDILYCGVCHSDLHFARNEWGMTVYPVVPGHEILGRVTRVGTEVSKFRVGDLAAVGCLVDSCRTCSSCQRGLEQFCLGGPVFSYNGPDKHSGGMTYGGYSERIVADEAFTLKVPAGLDPARAAPLLCAGITTYSPLRQWGAGKGKKVGIVGLGGLGHMGIKFAHAFGAHTVLFTTSEGKVADGRKLGADEVVISKDADAMGRHAGSFDMILDTVSADHDVNAYLALLKLDATLVMVGAPPNPQAVSVFSLLMPRRQLAGSLIGGIGQTQEMLDFCGREGIVCDIEMIRMDQINVAYERMLRSDVKYRFVIDMASLKG
- a CDS encoding glucose-6-phosphate isomerase, which encodes MLTLDYANCLFDRVGNHGLDPARLEPNSDLAAAAASLTARLAASRGTGWERWRNLPFDPMRTEHIAAVDALVRERTGRFDNLVVLGIGGSALGNIALQNALNQPFWNLLAPDARPGPRLFVIDNVDPTVFAAVLRLCPPESTLYNVISKSGETAETAAQFMCVRDALTTALGPRARDHIVAITDPERGTMRRICDDEGYATLPVPDGVGGRFSVLSPVGLFSAAMCGIDIRALLAGAAAMDQRCTLPDLSRNPAAMLATLLVELASRKGKTNHVMMPYATGLVSIADWYCQLWAESLGKEFDASGERVYAGFTPIRALGATDQHSQIQLYREGPNDKVIGFIEVGEFASDITIPEGLNVEALSYLEGASMTTLLNAEKRATEYALVESQRPNFTIHMPVIDAHHIGELISLWQIATAYAGLMLGVDAYNQPAVETGKKATFGLMGRSGYDDWRTRVDASLAPTPYRIG
- a CDS encoding transposase encodes the protein MYESEPASFKRFRRIELPNRMRLCTFSTRHRLALFADPAVRDVFATTLERARRSGACLLVGWVVMPEHVHLLLMPPPLQASLVRGLWQIKRDSARTALALLRARADTVLPSITAASGRVQFWQPGGGHDRVMRSSDDVREKLRYIHENPVRRGLVDHQTDWAWSSARWYEGERSGPVGIDPIAL
- a CDS encoding flagellar hook-basal body complex protein; translated protein: MYYGIDIASSGVLTSLARLDAMANNLANIDTVGYKPVEAATMQRDHARREDGLHFLPSNALLERLGGGLLLAPSRVSFRQGTIDTTGNELDLAIEGEGFLVARTSSDANADSIALTRDGRMTLDDRGRLVLASSGNPIIDTAGRPIRLIENTPVEIDNRGFIRQDGNIVAQLRFVDLPDRRALRPIGDTLFALDAAAAGNLRPATGRITQRAVEGSAVDQVRALLAVQSASSAVGANIGTISYQDRMVERAINTFARMG
- the flgG gene encoding flagellar basal-body rod protein FlgG; its protein translation is MAIIALQSAASGLNALNTKLDVIANNLANVNTEGYKASRANFQDLLYIERAQPGVENPNGDERPTGLYVGLGVKVSGTQQEFSQGAPISTGQELDLMIEGRGFFQVQVEPELGGGTAYTRAGNFVLNSDGDIVLANDQGRRLEPNINIPQEAVKVDVSTDGQVWYIVAGETEPQVAGQIELASFINPAGLRQVGENLWVESAASGNPVVGVPGENSTGRVRQGMLEASNVDPARELIELIRTQRAYEMNSQSIRAADQALQTIAQLRR